The following are encoded together in the Pelagibaculum spongiae genome:
- a CDS encoding CTP synthase, which yields MTQYVFVTGGVVSSLGKGITAASLAAILEARGLKITMLKLDPYINVDPGTMSPYQHGEVFVTEDGAETDLDLGHYERFIRTTMTQKQNFTTGRVYESVIRKERRGDYNGSTVQVIPHITDEIKRRVRAGAAGADIAMVEIGGTVGDIEAMPFLEAIRQMRVEESSKNTMFLHLTLVPYIGAAGEIKTKPTQHSVKELRSIGIQPDVLVCRSERGVEGNERRKIALFTNVDEEAVISCQDVDSIYRIPQMLSDQGLDQLIVDRFRLQCSPADLSEWEQVVDAQLNPTSRVKIAMVGKYMDLSDAYKSLTESLSHAGIHTRTKVEVCYIDSESLEYEGTDKLKQMDAILVPGGFGERGVEGKIIAARFARENKVPYLGICLGMQVAVIEYARHQAGMDNAHSTEFKPDTPHPVVGLITEWKRSDGEVEQRDAAADLGGTMRLGAQTCLLEPDSLAAKVYGSASVFERHRHRYEVNGELVTQIEQAGLKVSGRSEDGQLVEMVEIENHPWFLACQFHPEFTSTPRDGHPLFTSFVKAAINQRDA from the coding sequence ATGACTCAATACGTTTTTGTTACCGGTGGTGTCGTTTCATCGCTTGGTAAAGGTATTACCGCCGCTTCCCTTGCCGCCATTCTGGAGGCTAGAGGCCTGAAGATCACTATGCTGAAACTGGATCCCTACATCAATGTAGATCCAGGGACTATGAGTCCTTATCAGCATGGCGAAGTGTTCGTAACCGAAGATGGTGCCGAAACTGATCTCGATTTAGGTCACTACGAACGTTTCATTCGTACCACAATGACCCAAAAACAGAACTTCACTACTGGCCGTGTTTACGAGAGCGTTATTCGTAAAGAGCGTCGTGGTGATTATAACGGCAGCACGGTTCAGGTTATTCCTCATATTACCGATGAAATCAAACGTCGAGTGCGTGCTGGCGCTGCTGGTGCTGATATTGCCATGGTTGAAATTGGCGGTACCGTAGGTGATATTGAGGCGATGCCGTTTTTGGAAGCCATTCGCCAAATGCGAGTCGAAGAAAGCAGCAAAAACACCATGTTCTTGCACTTAACATTGGTGCCGTATATTGGCGCTGCTGGCGAAATCAAAACCAAGCCGACTCAGCATTCTGTTAAAGAACTGCGTTCTATTGGTATACAGCCAGATGTTTTGGTTTGCCGGAGTGAGCGTGGCGTTGAAGGTAATGAGCGCCGTAAGATTGCCTTGTTCACCAATGTGGATGAAGAAGCGGTTATTTCTTGCCAAGACGTGGATTCTATTTATCGAATTCCGCAAATGCTAAGTGATCAGGGGCTGGATCAGCTTATTGTTGATCGTTTTCGCTTACAATGCTCGCCGGCAGATTTGAGCGAATGGGAACAAGTTGTCGATGCACAACTCAACCCAACATCGCGAGTAAAAATCGCCATGGTAGGCAAATATATGGACTTGTCCGATGCCTACAAATCTTTAACCGAATCTTTGAGTCACGCTGGTATTCATACCAGAACCAAAGTGGAAGTTTGCTATATCGATTCTGAATCTTTGGAATATGAAGGCACAGATAAACTCAAGCAAATGGATGCGATTTTGGTGCCTGGCGGGTTCGGTGAGCGGGGCGTTGAAGGCAAAATTATTGCTGCCCGTTTCGCTCGTGAAAACAAAGTACCTTATTTAGGTATTTGTCTGGGAATGCAGGTTGCTGTGATTGAATATGCGCGCCATCAGGCGGGAATGGACAATGCTCACAGCACCGAATTTAAGCCAGATACGCCGCATCCAGTGGTCGGTTTAATCACCGAATGGAAACGGTCAGATGGCGAAGTAGAACAGCGTGATGCGGCTGCCGACTTAGGCGGTACTATGCGTTTGGGTGCTCAGACATGTTTATTAGAGCCAGACAGCCTAGCGGCTAAAGTTTACGGCTCCGCTTCAGTCTTTGAGCGTCATCGCCATCGTTATGAAGTTAATGGTGAGTTGGTAACTCAGATTGAACAAGCAGGCTTGAAAGTGTCTGGTCGTTCAGAGGATGGACAGTTGGTCGAAATGGTCGAGATAGAGAATCACCCATGGTTCCTAGCTTGTCAGTTCCACCCGGAGTTCACATCAACTCCAAGAGATGGACATCCACTCTTTACCAGTTTTGTTAAGGCAGCAATCAATCAACGAGATGCATAA
- the tilS gene encoding tRNA lysidine(34) synthetase TilS, with translation MASDSLVTQFEQQLQGILNALPVAPHKFLIAFSGGRDSTALLHLAAQLLPKSQLLAVHINHQLSENASQWQQHCQHQAEQLSIEFKSVSVQLNPQPRQSLEELARDARYQVFSQLMQPDDALLVGHHLQDQSETLLLRLFRGAGVKGLSAMADWRMFASGYLLRPLLHLPRQQLTEWLKLQSIEWIEDESNAENLFRRNLIRNQFLPQIRQQWQGIDRVLSATARRMQQANRLLDQLADQDLAQVLLPGNRLDLKPLQQLDDDRLINLLRYWLSQAGQRSLPEIRLQEFVRQLKSANSTASPRQDLTDGSFMACYGQMLWLVEGRLIEQLQQQAQNSFWNPQQQPILTTESFELSAQGNELPNVELRLVFGVTGLKLQCSTSGRFESVGRLMNQAGIPLWYRDYWPLIVDDQGLVAIAGIKMATRTDNVNYKILCDFSALPTGIN, from the coding sequence ATGGCATCTGATTCGCTAGTAACCCAGTTCGAACAACAACTGCAGGGCATTTTAAATGCCCTGCCAGTTGCTCCCCATAAATTTCTGATCGCCTTTAGTGGTGGTCGAGACTCCACTGCTTTGCTTCATCTCGCTGCTCAGTTGTTGCCCAAGTCGCAATTGCTGGCGGTGCATATTAATCATCAACTTTCTGAAAATGCTAGCCAGTGGCAGCAGCATTGCCAGCATCAGGCCGAGCAGTTATCGATCGAATTCAAATCCGTTTCAGTCCAGTTAAACCCCCAGCCAAGACAAAGCCTTGAAGAGTTGGCGCGTGATGCCCGTTATCAGGTTTTTAGCCAGCTAATGCAGCCGGATGATGCTTTGTTAGTTGGTCATCACCTGCAAGATCAATCAGAAACATTATTGCTACGATTGTTCCGTGGTGCCGGAGTCAAAGGTTTATCGGCAATGGCCGATTGGCGAATGTTTGCTTCGGGTTATTTACTGCGACCTTTATTGCATCTGCCACGGCAGCAGTTAACTGAATGGTTAAAGCTGCAATCCATCGAATGGATTGAAGATGAATCAAATGCTGAAAATTTGTTTCGGCGTAATTTGATTCGCAATCAGTTTCTGCCGCAAATCCGTCAGCAATGGCAGGGAATTGATCGGGTGCTGAGCGCTACCGCCCGGCGAATGCAGCAAGCGAACCGATTATTAGATCAATTAGCCGATCAGGATTTAGCGCAGGTTCTATTGCCGGGCAATCGGCTGGACTTAAAACCATTGCAACAGCTAGACGATGATCGTTTGATCAACCTGCTGCGTTATTGGCTCAGTCAGGCGGGCCAAAGAAGCTTGCCAGAAATTCGTTTGCAGGAATTTGTTCGTCAGTTGAAATCGGCTAATAGCACCGCAAGCCCTCGGCAGGATTTAACCGACGGCAGTTTTATGGCCTGTTATGGGCAAATGCTTTGGTTAGTTGAAGGTCGGTTAATCGAGCAATTACAGCAACAGGCGCAAAATAGTTTTTGGAACCCGCAGCAGCAGCCAATATTGACTACAGAATCTTTTGAGCTTTCAGCGCAAGGTAACGAGTTACCAAACGTTGAGTTAAGGCTGGTTTTTGGGGTTACCGGGCTAAAGTTGCAGTGCTCAACAAGCGGTAGATTTGAGTCAGTTGGTCGGTTAATGAATCAAGCAGGAATACCACTTTGGTATCGAGACTATTGGCCGCTAATTGTTGATGATCAGGGGCTTGTAGCGATTGCAGGGATTAAAATGGCAACCAGAACTGACAATGTTAATTATAAAATTTTGTGTGATTTCTCAGCTTTGCCTACTGGGATCAATTGA
- the accA gene encoding acetyl-CoA carboxylase carboxyl transferase subunit alpha, producing MNLNFLDFEQPIAELEAKIEELRRIGNDTEGDITEVLSKLEASARTLTEKIFSNLTAWQVSQLARHPLRPYTLDYIEELFTDFQELHGDRMYADDKAIVGGLARFDDQPVMIIGHQKGRDTATKVERNFGMPKPEGYRKALRLMQMADKFGIPIFTFIDTPGAYPGVGAEERGQSEAIARNLREMSQLRVPVICTVIGEGGSGGALAIGVGDKVMMLQNSTYSVISPEGCATILWKSAEKASDAAEAMGLTADKLLDNGLIDQIVPEPLGGAHRQPQAMASSLGDALRTSLAEIKALTEQERLDRRYQRLMGYGI from the coding sequence ATGAATCTGAATTTTCTGGATTTTGAGCAGCCTATCGCTGAGCTTGAAGCAAAAATTGAAGAGCTTCGCCGGATAGGTAACGACACTGAGGGTGATATTACCGAGGTCCTCAGTAAGCTTGAAGCATCAGCCCGTACCCTGACTGAGAAAATTTTCTCAAATTTGACCGCATGGCAGGTGAGCCAATTGGCCCGCCATCCATTGCGTCCTTATACCTTGGATTATATCGAAGAATTATTTACCGATTTCCAAGAGTTACATGGCGACCGTATGTACGCTGACGATAAGGCAATCGTTGGTGGATTGGCTCGTTTTGATGATCAGCCTGTGATGATCATTGGTCATCAAAAAGGTCGCGATACTGCAACTAAGGTAGAGCGTAATTTTGGCATGCCTAAGCCTGAAGGTTATCGCAAGGCTTTGCGTCTAATGCAGATGGCCGACAAGTTTGGTATTCCAATTTTTACTTTTATCGACACTCCAGGTGCCTATCCAGGTGTTGGCGCTGAAGAGCGCGGTCAAAGTGAAGCGATTGCCCGTAACCTTCGAGAAATGTCTCAGCTGAGAGTACCGGTCATTTGTACGGTAATTGGCGAAGGTGGTTCTGGTGGTGCTTTGGCAATTGGTGTGGGTGACAAGGTAATGATGCTGCAAAACAGCACCTACTCAGTTATTTCACCAGAAGGCTGCGCTACCATTTTGTGGAAGAGCGCCGAAAAAGCCTCGGATGCCGCAGAAGCAATGGGCCTGACCGCTGATAAATTATTAGATAACGGTTTGATCGATCAAATCGTACCTGAGCCATTGGGCGGTGCACATCGCCAGCCCCAGGCGATGGCTTCTAGCTTAGGAGATGCATTGCGCACTTCTCTGGCCGAGATCAAAGCATTAACTGAACAGGAACGTCTGGATCGTCGCTATCAGCGACTGATGGGATATGGCATCTGA